The DNA segment GCCTGCGGCGCCCTCCCGCCGCGAACGGGTGCCTTGCGGCCTGGCGGGACATCTGGCAGATGAGCGGGCGGAACCACGCCGGGTCGGCCAGGGCCTCAGGCGGAGCCGCAGGCGTCCCGCTTACGGTGGTCTTCGACAAGCGAGACGCTTGTCGCTGCACAGGAGCCTGCAACCTGATCCGCGGCCAGAGCAGTGCACAGGTTGATCACGTCTGAGAACGACACGCCTTCCAAGCGGCCGTTGTCGAGCCTGAGGAGGGGCCTCCTGCGGTTCATCTCGCGGTCCCCCCGCTGCCGGCGTGGAAGCTGGCGATGGCCTCGGAAGTGCGCAGGAACCTGTCGTAGACGCGCAGGCGGTGAATGGCGGGTCCGATGCGGAGGGCGGCCGGGCACACGGGCGCGAGGGCGTCGGGATAGCGCGCCCAGCCGAACTGGCGGGCCTCGCCGCCGTCGCACAGCACGCCGTCCACGACGAATGAGATGATCCGCGGCCCCGCATCCACGATGGCCACGAGGTGGTGCGGCCGGCCCGGCCGGAGGAGCCCGGGATCGCAGTCCCACGCGAAGCGCGTCTTGCCATTGGCCATCTCGATGCGCACCGAGCCCTTCTCGGCAGTGGCCAGGGCCAGGCCCTCCCCCTGGAGCAGCACCTGCCCGGCCGCAAGGCTGTCGAGCGCGACCCAGAGGTCGAGCGACAGGCCGCCTGTCTCCGCGGCGGGGATGGGGCGGGGGAGGGCGGTGCTCCCCGTCTGAAGCTGCTCCCGGCCCAGGTCCAGCACGAGGCCCCTGCGTGCGACCTCCTTCGCCTCGCCTTGGCGCCACAGCCCTTCCAGCAGGGTGGGATTGATTTCGTGGATGCGGGCGAGCGTCTTCTGCGTCTCGGTGACCCAGAAGCGGCCGTCCTGCTCGATGAGGTCGGGGTAGCTCATGCGCATCCTCGGCTCGGGGTCGTAGAGCAGAATCTCGGGCTGCGACCAGTGGAGGAAGCCGTCCTTCTCCACGCCCCCCGCGATCCAGGCGGGGTTCCGGTCCTCGAAGCCCTTGCCGCTGTGGTTGTGGAACCAGAAGAGGTACTTGCCGTTGGAAGTCTTCCACAGCTTGGGGCAGGCGCGCGGGGTCTTCATCTTGCGGCCGCCCGGGGAGCAGGTCATGTGCTCGGGCGTGGTCCACGTGCGGCCGCCGTCGCGGCTGTAGGCGTGGCAGGGATGGCCGGTGGTGGTGCGGTAGACGCAGTAGAGGCTTCGGCCGTCGGCCAGGGGCACGAGGTTGTGCTCTTCCTGCACGGAGCCGAACTGGGGCGCGCGAATGCCGTGATCGCCCTCGGGCAGCAGCTCCCAGCGGAGCTTCGCGGGGTCGGGTTCGGCGAGCAGGTTGTCGGAGCGATAGACCCAGCCCTCGCCGTCGTCGAGCATGTACTTGCCGAGCTTGGTGAAGGCGAAGAGGAGGTCGGCGCCCACGGCCTTGGGCTTGTCAATGCTCCAGAAGATCTGCACCGCGCCCTTCCAGTCGTTGGCGCGGTCGCAGGCGGTGACACGCATGGGCAGGCGGTGGCGCTCGCGCGACCACGTGCGGCCGCCGTCGTCGGACCATTTGAGCACAAACCAGCCGAGCATGTCGGCGCGGGGCAGCGGCTTGCCGTCGGGCAGCGTCGAGAGCTTGTCGCCGTTGTAGCAGTAGACGCAATAGACGCGCCCGCCGGGCGTGACGATGGGCGAGCCGTAGGACGACGAGGGGCCGTCGGCGGGCTCGATGTCCACAAGCGGCGACCAGGTCTTGCCCTGGTCGGTGCTGCGGGTGGCCACCATGTGCTCGCCCCGGGCCCCCTCGTGGCCGCCCGCGGTCGTCAGCGTGCAGAGCCACGAGCCGTCGCGGTTGACGACCACATAGGGCTGGTCGCAGTAGCCCTCGACGGGAATGGGGTGGCCCGTGCGGATATTCCGCGGATCGCGGTCTCGCGTGTCCACAGCCTGTGCCTCCTGGGCGAGCGCGACGGCCGCAAGAAGCGCCAGCGCCGCCGAGCGTGCCAGCGGGGGACATCGCCTGTGCATGAGCACCCCCTTGGCGCAGAAGCCGCCTCGTGCGAAGCGTAGCGGACCAGGCCGCGGGTGTCAATGGGCGATCGGGCGGTTTGACTCGGTCTGCGGGCGGCGCTACGATGGGCGCAGCGAGACAGGGCGAGGGAGACGGCGACGTGTCCAGGCCGCTCAGCGCACCAGAGCTTGCTCGGTTCTGCGAGGCCGTGGGGGCGGAGGCCGCGCGCGTGGCGCGCGTGGGCGCCGCGGCCGAGGCCCTGTTCGCCCAGACTCCGCACCTCCACGGGCTCACGAAGACGATGAGGCCGCTGCTCGGGGTGGCCGCGGCCGTGCGCCAGGCGGCCCGCCGCGGCCGGCTCCGCGGGGCGATGCGAGCCTGCCTGCCGGCGCTCACGCCGTTCGAGCGGCGGCTCGCCCTGGGCGCCGCAGGCGAGCCGGCGGCGGCACAGGACGGCGGCAACGGCCGCGCCGCGGCCGAGCGCGAGGCGGCGCGGCGGATGGCGGCGCTCCTGGCCCTCGCCGAGGCCGCCACGCTCTCGGGGGCGCAGGACGCCACGTTCGCGGCGGCGCTGGACGACGGGCGCGAACTCGAGCTCCTCGTGACCGGCGGCGGGGCCGTCCGCGAGAGCGTCGCCGCCGTGAAAGCGGCCGCGCCGGTGTGGAACGCCGCCATGGCCCGCCCGCTCCGCACGGCGGCCCTCCACGCCGGCAAGACGCTTCCGAGCCGCATGGCGCCGGAGGCGACTCTCGCCGCCCTGGCGCGGCGCACGCTCCAGACCCACTGGGAGGCCTTCGCCGCGCGCCTCTACGGCCTCGGGTGCCGGGACGACATCGAGTTCGTCCACGAACTGCGGGTCGCGCTCCGCCGGCTGCGGGCCGCGCTGCGGGTCTTCAAGGCGGCGATAGACGGCCTGGCGCGGGCTCTTCTGGGCGAACTGAAGCGGCTCGCCGATGCGTTGGGCCACGTGCGCGATGCGGATGTGTTCCTGGCCTTCCTCCGGCGCCGGGCGGCGGAAGCGCCCGAGGAGCAGCGGCCCTTCCTCCGCGGCCTCGAACTCGCCGAGCGGCGCAAGCGAGGCCGCTTCCTCCGCACCCTGCGCGACACCTTCGAGTCGGCCGAGTTCGCCGCGTTCCGCGAGCGGTTCGACCCCGTGCTGACGGGGCGCACGGCGGCCGGCGGGCTGTGCGCGCTCGCGAAGGGCGAAGAGCCGGCCGCCGCGCACGCGCCCAAGGCGCTGGCCAAGCGGCTGAGGTCGGCGGCGAGGCTGGGCCGGGGCCTCGCCCGGGCCTCGGCAGCGCGCCAGCACGCGCTGCGGATCGCGTGCAAGAAGCTCCGCTACACGGCCGAGTTCTTCGCGGCCCTGTATCCACACGGCCTCGCCGCCGTGATCGAGCCGATGGCCCTGATGCAGGACGCGCTGGGCGATGTGCACGACGCCGATGTTTACAGGGAGCGCGTCATCCGGTATCATACCTACCGGAAGGCCGAGGCGCACGAGCCGGCCACCGCGCGCGCGGTGGACGCGCTGCTGGAGTTCCTGGAAGCCCAGCGCGCCGACGCGCTCGGCAGGGCCGTGGACGTCTGGAGGTCCTTCACCACGGGCAAGAAGGCGCGCAAAGCGATCAAGGCCATCCTGTGAACCATCGCTCGGGGGGTCTGCATTGGGCAAGCAAGGGCGCGACAAGCTCTATCTCGGCGTGGACGTGGGCGGCACCAAGATCCTCGCCGCGCTGGTCGCTCCGAACGGCCAGATCGTGGCCCGCGAACGGAGCGAGACCCCGCGCGAAGAGCCGCCGCGGGCCTCGGTGAGGGCCATCCTGGCTGCCATGGACGGCGCTCTGGACGCGGCCGGCGTGAGGGCGAGCCGCCTCGCGGCCATCGGGCTCGCCATCCCGGGCGTCGTGGACCCCGACAAGGGGCGAGTGGTGGTCACCCCGAACATGAACCTCTCCGGGATGCAGATCGCCTCCGCCGTCCGCAAGGTCTACCCCGTGCCCGTGGCCGTCGGCAACGACGTGAACCTGGGCACCCTGGGCGAGAAGTGGCTCGGCGCGGCACGCCGGGCGAAGAGCGCCGTGGGCATCTTCGTGGGCACAGGCATCGGCGGCGGCGTGATCGTGGACGGCCGCCTCGTGCGCGGCGCCCGCGAGGCCGCCGGCGAGATCGGCCACATCGTCATGCTGCCCGGCGGCCCCCGGTGCGGCTGCGGCAACCACGGGTGCCTCGAGGCCCTGGCCAGCCGCTCGGCCATCGAGCGCGAGCTGCGCGCCGGCATGGCCGCCGGCCGCCGCACGTGCCTGAGCAAGCTGCTCGGCGGGAAACGCGGCCCCATCAAGAGCAAGGTGCTCCGCCGCGCCCTCAAGGCGCGCGACCCCCTGGTCACCGAGGTGGTCCGCCGGGCCGCCGAAATCCTCGGCTACGCCTGCCTCACCGTGCGTCACCTGGTGGACCCCGACGTCATCGTGCTCGGCGGCGGCGTGATCGAGGCGTGCGGCGGCTTCGTGCTCCCCATCGTGCAGAAGATCGTGCAGGCCGACGCACTCCCCGGCGCGCGCAAGGGCGGCGACGTCGTGCCGTCCGAACTCGGTGACGACGCCGTGGCGCTCGGGGCCGCGGCGCTGGCGATGGAGGCCGTCGGCAAGTCCCCGCTTCTATCCCCTTGAGGCCGAGCGTTGCCGTGACGTCCACGCCCAAGACCGAGTGCGCGCTGGCCCTGGCCCTGCGCCGCTGCGCCGACACCGCACACCTGCGCCACGTGGCGCGGCTGGCCGACCTCCTCTTCGACGCCCTGCGGCCCCTGCACAGGCTCGGAGAAGGCCCTCGCGAACTCCTGGCCTGTGCGGCCCTGTTGCATGATATCGGCCTGGATACGGCGATCACGGGCCACCATCGGGCCGCCTTGCGCCTCATCCTGGAAGCCCACCTCCCGGCGCTGAGCCTGGAGGAGAAACGGATCGTCGCCAACGTGGCCCGATACCACAGGAAGGCCTTGCCCTCGCCGAGGCATCCTGAGTTCCGCCTCCTGTCGCCCCCTGCCCAGGGACTGGTCTGCCGCCTTGCCGCGCTGCTCCGCGTCGCCGACGGCCTCGACCGCGACCACACGGGCGCTGTCGCCTCGCTCTCGGCCGCCCTCACGCGGCCGGGCGCGTGGACGCTGTGGATTGACGGCCCGGGCGACTTGGAGCATGCCGCCTGGGGGGCGGCCCGCAAGGCCGACCTCTTCGAGCGCGCCTATGGGGCGAAACTGGTCGTGACGCCGCGGCCCGACCGCGATGGAACGCGGAACGCGACTATGCTATGATCCCGCCGTGACAGGTGTCCCCTTCCTTCAGGAGGCTGACCGTGAGGATGCGACGTTGGTGCGTGTGGGCTGGGCTGTTCGTCGTCGTGGCCTGCGGTGCCGCGGGGCAGGTCCTGGCCGGCGAGGCGGAGGGCTGGACCGAGCTCTTCAACGGCAAGGACCTCGCGAACTGGGACGTCCTCGGCTGCGAGGCCGAGGTGCAGGACGGCGCGCTGCTCATCAAGAGCGGCAACGGCCTCGTCCAGACCAAGGAGCAGTTCGCGGACTTCGTGCTCGACGTGGAGTGGAAGGCCCTGAAGGCGGACCGGTGGGACTCCGGCATCTACTTCCGCTACACGGAGGTGCCGAAGGGCCGTCCCTGGCCGCCCCGCTACCAGGCCAACCTCGCCAAGGGAATCGAGGGCAATGTCGCCGAGCTCAAGGGCGCCTCGAGCAAGGGCCTGGTCAAGAACGGAGAATGGAACCGCTTCGTCCTCACAGTGCAGGGCACGAAGGCGAGCCTGGAGATCAACGGCAAGCCCGCGTGGGAAGCCGACGGCATCCAGGTGCCCAAGGGCTTCCTCTCGCTCCAGGCCGAAGTGCCCCAGGGCGGCCAGTTCCTCTTCAGAAACGTCCGCATCAAAGTGCTGCCCGAGACCAAGTAGGAGCCCCGGCGTGACCCCGAAGGAACGCGTCCTCACCACCCTGGCCCATCGCGAGCCCGACCGCATTCCCTGGGGCGAGCACTCGATTGACTACAACGTCTACGAGGACATCCTGGGCCGCAAGACCCTCGTCCAGGCCAAGTTCCGCGAGACCCTCGCCTGGTGGGAGGGCCGCCGCGACGAGATCGTCGAGTGCGTCAAGCGCGACCGCCTCGACCTCATCCGCGCGCTCGAGATGGACATCATCTTCATCAGCCGTGTGCCGCCCAAGGGCTACAAGCCCGAGCCGCTGGAGAAGCTCGACGACGACACCTACCGCGACAAGGCGGGCAACCTCTACCGCATCTCCGCCACCACCCACGACCTGATGCCCTACAAGCGCGTTGCCGCGCCCGCCGAGCCCCCGAAGATCGCCGACCTTGAGGCCACCCTCGACCGCGTGGAGAGCGAGCCGATCACCCTCCCCGACGAGTCCGAATGGGAGGCCGTCCGCCACATGGTCAAGGAGGCGGGCCAGACCCACTTCATCCTGCTCATGTGGGGCGACATCTCGTTCCCCTCGTTCGGCCACACGGACGAGGAGCAACTCATGAACCTCGCCCTCTACCCCCAGGAATGCGCCCTGATCACGAAGATCGCCGGCAAGCGGCTCGTTCGGGGCCTCGACCTGCTTGCCAAAGTGAACCTGGGCATTGACGGCATCATGCCCTGCGGCGACCTGGGCTCCTCCACCGGCATGCTCGCCAGCCCCCGCTGGTATCGCGAGCACGTGTGGCCCTGGCACAAGGCATTCTGCGACAAGGCCCACGCGATGGGGCTCAAGGTCCTCAAGCACTGCTGCGGCAACACCAACGCCGTGGAAGAGGACCTCGCCGCGGCCGGCTACGACGCGCACGAGGCCCTCCAGCACAGCGGGGGCATGGACCTCCGCGACCTCAAGAGGCGCGTCGGCGCCAAGATGACGCTCTGGAGCGGCATCTGGCACGAGCACATCATCCTGGGCACGCCCGAGGACATCCGCCGCGACGCCGCCTACGCCTTCGAGCACGCTGCCCCGGGCGGCGGCTACATCATGGGCTCCAGCCACTCGCTGGCCGTGGACGCCAAGCGCGAGAACATCCTCGAGATGAAGCGCTGCCGCGACAACTGGGGCGTCTACCCGATCGACCCGAAGCGGTTCGTGTGAAGCGCAAGACTCACACCACGTCCAGGCTCGTCATCGGGTGCCAGCCGTCGGGCAGCACGGGTTCGATGGCGAGGCGCACGCGGGGGGTGAGGGTGGCCGCGTCCACGAGGCCGATGTCCACCTTCGTCTCGCCGCGCTCGAGGGCGGGGGGGAAGACGATCTCGTCGCTGAACCAGGTGTGGTCGGGCATCCAGGCGCGCACGTCGGCATTGGAGAGCACGATGTGCTCCTCGCCTCCCTGCCGGAAGCGGAACGCGAGGCGATACGGGCGGTAGATTGGCGCCACGCCCACATTGTCCACGAACATTTCAAAGGCGATCCGCTGCCCAGGCTTGGCCTCCAGGGGCAGAATCATCTGCCGCAGGACGAAGCGGTAGCCCATCCGACGGTTGAAGGCGTCTATCTTCTCGCGCACCGCGTCGGGGATGTAGGACGACTTGGGCATGAAGACCGACAGGTGGTACTTGAGCCCCTGGTCGAGAATCCAATCCACGTCCCAGCCCTCCTTCACCCAGTGGCCCACGGTCCAGCACGTCTCGAGGGTCACGGGGGCGGTCTTCCAGGCATCGGCGACGCCGCACTGAACGACCTCCTTGGGGTAGAGGTCGAGCATGTGGCACCAGCACAGGTCGTCGGGCACGATGCCCGGGGCCTTCGCGCGGCTGAGGTCGCCGAAGCAGTCGGCCCGCCAGCCGATGCGGCGGCCGGTGTTGGCGGCGTGGGCGCAGCCGTGGGTGCCGAGCATCGAGACGAGCTGGGTCCGGCGGAAGCCGTGCAGATAGATGTCGGTGAGGCGTGCCGCGGTGTCGGGCGTCGCGTTGCCGCCGGTCTCGCCGCAGGGGCCGGCGTAGGCGATGTCGAAGCTCTCGAGATCGGGGTGGCCGTCGTAGCGTTCGGCGAAGGCGCGAACGAAGCCGCCCCAGTGCTCGAGGTAGAGCGGGTCGTTGGCGTCGGGCTCGCGGCGGCCCTCCATCTTGCCGCCGGCGAGGGCGCGGGCGCCGAGGGCCCAATACCAGTCGGGCATCGCCCGCACGTACGGCTGCACGCGCACCTGCACCGTCTGGCCCCGCACGCGCCCCGCCTCGAGGGCACCGTCCACTATGTCCCACCGGAACCTGCCCTTCTCGGGCTCGAGGGCGCGCCAGGTCCATCGGCAGTAGGCGAGCGTGGTGTCGGGGTATTGGGGGTTCGCCAGGTTGCCGTCGAAGGGTTCGAAGACCTCGGGGCCGTGCTCGTCGTCCCAGGTGAGACCCGGGAAGAGGGGAGCGCCGTTGAAGCGCTGGAACGTGGTGGTGCCCTTGTGGGGATTGGGCAGATTGGCGCCCGACTCCTTGGGCCGCACGCGCTGAATGACTTCCTGGGGGCCGAACACATCTCGCCACCTTGATCGGCCGGCTGCGCTCATGGGCATCTCCTGTGCGCACAGTCGAGAGACCTGCCGGCGGGAATCATAGCGGCGCGGCGGCCGGAGAGTCAAGCCCGGACACCCAGGTGCGGGGACGCCGGGCTGAAGACAGCCTTTCGCGGAAGCGCGCCCCCTGGCGGCTGGGTAACGCCTCAGACGACCGAGGCGGATTTTGCAGTGCGGCCTTCAGCCGTATCCTCAGTTTGTAGTGCGGCCTTCAGGCCGTATCCTCGACGTCCAGTACGGGCTGAAGCCCGCACTACGAACTGCCCCGCCCACTGAGGTGCGTGCCAGAGGCCCCACTTCATTCGGCTGCGGTGCCGGTTTCCGCTCCTTGACAGGCCCGGCGGCAGGGCCTACAATGTGCCCGGTGGCGTCGAGTCTCGAGTCGCCAATCGAGGTGCACTATGGGTGCCAGCATCGAGGCCCGCGCGGCGGAGTTCGCCCGGGAGTTCGCCGCGCTTCGGAACGCGGTCGGCCAGGTGATCGTGGGGCACGAGGAGGTGCTGGAGGGCGTGCTGACGGGCCTCTACGCGGCCGGCCACTGCTTGCTGGAGGGCGCGCCCGGCCTCGGGAAGACCCTGCTGGTGAGGACCCTGAGCGACGCGCTGGATGTGACGTTCGCGCGCGTGCAGTTCACGCCGGACCTGATGCCCGCCGACATCATGGGCACGAACCTGCTGGCCGAGGACGAGGCGGGGCGCCGCACGTTCCGCTTCCAGCCGGGGCCGCTGTTTGCGAACCTGGTGCTGGCCGACGAAGTGAACCGCGCGACGCCGAAGACTCAATCGGCCCTCCTCGAGGCGATGCAGGAGGGCACGGTCACGGTGGGCCGCGCGACGCATCCGCTGCCGGCGCCGTTCTTCGTGCTGGCCACGCAGAACCCGATCGAGATGGAAGGCACGTACCCGCTGCCCGAGGCGCAGCTCGACCGCTTCCTGTTCAAGCTCCTGGTGCGCTACTCGAGCCGCGAAGAGCTGAACACGATCCTCGAGCGCACCACGGAGGCGGCCGCGCCGAGGACCGGCAAGGTGCTGGACGGGCCCAGGGTGCTGGACGGAGTGGCCCTGGCGCGGCAGGTGGTCGTGGCGCCCCACGTGCGCGACTACGCCGCGCGGCTCGTGCTGGCGACCCATCCCGGCGGCGAGTTCGCGGTGGACCTTGTCAACCGGTTCGTCCGCTACGGCGCCAGCCCGCGGGGAGCGCAGGCCCTGATCCTGGCGGGCAAGGTGCGGGCGCTCGCCAGCGGCAGGTACAACGTCGGCTTCGAGGACGTGCGGGCCTTCGCGGCCCCTGCCTTGCGGCACCGCCTCATTCTGAACTTCGAGGGCGAGGCCGAGGGCGTGACGACCGACCAGATCATTGCGCAGGCGGTGGAGAGGACTCCTGTGTCGCCGGTGCGGTGAAGCCGAGCAGCGGCTGGAGGTCCCCCTCATCCAGATTGACGATGCGGAAGGCTCGGGTGAAGCCGCCCTGCGCCCAGAGCCGCGCGGCCTCCGCGGGGTCCGTGGCCACCCGCAGGTTGCGATCCGCGTAGTAGGTCACCTGGCGCAGATTGTGGTACCGGTCGGCCCAGAGCAGAATCCGGTCCTCGAACCGGGTGTTCGCCCGCAGGTGCTCGGCGAGCCGGGCCTGGCCGGGATAGAAGGCGTCGAGAGCTGCGCCCCGGCGCGCGGGCGCGAGCTTGTGCTGGGCCTCGAAGCCGGCGGCGGCCAGGAGCACCAGGGCCGCGAGGGGCCACACCGGGCTCCTTCCGCGGCGCCAGACTGCCGCGAGCGCCATCCCGGAAAGCAGGGCGATCGGGATGGCGAGATAGAACTGATAGTAGATGTGAACGTAAGCGCCCTGGCGGAAGGCCAAGACGTTGAGCAGCGCCCAGGCGGCCAGCGTGGCGACGAGCAGCAGGCCGCCGGAGCGGGGGCGGCCGAGGCCCAGCACGCACGCAGCCGCAAGGGCGGCGGATACCCCGCTGAAGCCGCGCCAGAAGTAGACGCCCATCCGGCTCACGAAGTCGGCGGCCCCGAACGAGCCCTCGGCGGCGCGGTCGCTCGCCCGGGTCCCGAGCCGATGGCCCAGCGCCCGCCAGAGCTCGCCCAGCCCACCCTCGACGAGGGCGACGTGGCCCAGCACCGCCAGGAATCCCAGCGCCCCGAAGGCGGCCGGGAGGAGCAGCCACGGCGCGCCCTTGCGCCGCAGGGCGGTGTGATAGGCGAGGAGCAGCCAGGGGACGGCGGCCACGACCCATGCGAACCACACGCCCAGGCAGGCCGCGGCCGACATCGCGGCGAGCCAGCGCCGCCGCCCGTCGCGTTGCCAGCGGAGATAGAGGAGCGTGAGCAGGAGAGCGAAGAAGGCCGCCGGGGCTTCGTGGTCGGGCATCCGGCCGTAGAGCGCGACCATTGGCTGAAGAACGAAGGTGGTCGCCGCGAGGAATGCCGCCGCCTCGCCGGCCACCTGGCGCGCGATGCGGTGCAGGCACGCCGCCGCCCCGAGGGTGAAGAGGAGGAAGAGCAGGCGGGCCGCCCCTTCGCTCTCGCCCAGCGCCGCGAAGCCCGCCGCCAGCGCGAGCGAGACGCCGGGCGGGTGGTGGGCGTAGAAGCGGAACTCGTCGGGCCGGAGCTGCCCCGCGTTGCACACCTGGCCGCCGCGCGTGGCGCGGAGGCCGTGGCGCAGGTAGTTCCGCGCGGCGGTGCTGTAGAGGGCGCCGTTGGCATCGAACGAGCCGTACCACCCCGCGCGAAGGCCCACGCCCATCAGGCACGCCCCGACGGCGATGGGCAAGCCCAGGCTGAGCACGGCAGAGGCACGCATCGCGTCCTCGCGAGGCAAGCGCTGGAAAGAAGCCGCGTGTTCGCCTATAATACGCCTCGGTGGGGCGGCGTCAATCGGCGGTTGCGGAGCGCGGCGTGCGAATCCTGCTGACGAACGACGACGGGATCAACGCGCCCGGCCTCGCGGCGCTGCGAAGAGCGGCCTGCGGGTTGGGCGAGGTGGCGGTGGTGGCGCCCGACACCGAGCGCAGCGGGGTGGCCCACTCGATCACGCTGGCCCAGCCCCTCCGCATCCGGCGTATCTACCACGGCGAGGAGTTCTTCGGGTTCGGCATCAACGGCGCGCCGGCCGATTGCGTGAAACTGGCCTGCCGTGAGATTCTGGGCGCGCTCCCCGACCTCCTCCTCTCCGGGATCAACCTGGGCTGCAACGCGGGCATCAATGTGCTGTACTCGGGCACGGTGGCGGCGGCCATCGAGGGCGCCATGCTGGGCATTCCCTCCGTGGCGTTCTCCGTGGGGGAGGTCGAGAAGCCCGATTTCGAGCAGGCGGGCCGCGTGGCGCGCGCAGTGCTCGACCTGGTGCTGGCCTCGGCCATGCCGCGGCGCACGCTGCTGAATGTGAACATCCCCGGCAGCGGCGCCGGCGTGAAGGGCATCCGCCTGACGCACCAGAGCCGCACGACCTACCACGAGCTCTACGAGAAGCGCCTGGACCCGTGGGGGAGAGCCTACTTCTGGATCACGGCGGAGCTGGCGCGCGACTACGAGCAGGAGCCCGAGAGCGACCTGCGCGCCTTGGCCGAGGGCTACGTGTCGGTGACGCCGCTGCACTACGACCTGACCGACTACGAGGCGATCCCCGCGCTGCGCGCGCGGTTGGACAGGGACTCCCCGCTCGGCGTGGATTGACGCGGCGGTCTCAGGTGGGCAGCCGCGCCTCGTGGGCGAAGCGGCGCAAGAGGTCGGCCTGGGCCTGGGTGAGGTTCTTGGGGGCCGTGATCCTGATCCGCACGTAGTGGTCGCCGTGTTCTCCGGCGGGGGTGGGCGCGCCTTTGCCGCGCAGGCGGAGCTTGGCGCCGCTGCTCGTGCCCGGCGGGATGCGGAGCTGGACCTCGCCCGCGAGGGTGCGGACGGGCACCGTGGTGCCCAGGGCGGCCTGGACGATGTTGATCTCGACATCGGAGTAGATGTCGTGCCCGTGGCGCTCGAAGAGCGAGTGGGGGCGGATGTGAATCTCCAGGTATCGGTCGCCGGGCGGCCCGCCGCCGGCTCCCGGCTCGCCCTCGCCGGAGAGGCGGATGCGGGCGCCCTCCTGCACCCCGCGGGGTATCTTGACGGAGAGGCTGCGCAGGCGGAGCGCGCGCCCCTGGCCGCCGCAGGCCGGGCAGGGATTCGTCACGCGCTGGCCGCGCCCCAGGCAGTCGGGGCAGGGCCGGGAGAACGAGAAGCAGCCCTGTGCGGCCTGCACCGTGCCGGTGCCGCGGCAGGTGGCGCAGGGCTTGGGCGTGGAGCCGGGCCGCGCGCCGGTTCCGCGGCACGTGGCGCACGCCTCGGCCCGCTGCACGCGCAGAGCCACCGTGCCGCCGTTGATGGCCGTCTCGAACGGGATCTCGATGGTCTGGACGATGTCGTCGCCGCGGCGGGGTCCGGCGGCCCCGCCCGGCGGGCGCTCGCCGAAGAAGCTGGAGAAGATGTCGGAGAAGTCGAAGCCCGCGGCGCGCCCGCCCTGTGCCCCCCGGGCGCCGCTCGAGCGCAGGAAGTCGCTCAGGTCCGAGAAATCGCCCGTGGCGAAGCCGCGCGCCCGCGCCTCGCGCAGGCGGTCGTACTGGCGGCGCTTCTCGTCGTCGCTCAGGACGTCGTGCGCGACCGAGATCTCCTTGAAGCGGCGCTCGGCGTTCTTGTCGCCCGGGTTGCGGTCGGGGTGGTACTTCTTGGCGAGCTTGCGGAAGGCGCGGTTTATCTCGTCCTTGGTGGCCTTCTTATCCACGCCCAGGCACTGGTAATAGTCTGGTTCGTCCATCGGCTCATGGCTCCCGGGTGGGCTGGCGATTGAAAGCTTCATTATAGGCGTGGAACAGCCTGGGCGCAAGACGGACGAGACAGGGGCGAGGGGGGAATCGTAAGCAGCTCTCGTTGCGGAAATCCCCGGAATGGGGGAGGGCTTGCTGCCCTTGTCCGTTCGACAAGCGGGACGCTTGTCGCT comes from the Planctomycetota bacterium genome and includes:
- a CDS encoding exo-alpha-sialidase, translated to MHRRCPPLARSAALALLAAVALAQEAQAVDTRDRDPRNIRTGHPIPVEGYCDQPYVVVNRDGSWLCTLTTAGGHEGARGEHMVATRSTDQGKTWSPLVDIEPADGPSSSYGSPIVTPGGRVYCVYCYNGDKLSTLPDGKPLPRADMLGWFVLKWSDDGGRTWSRERHRLPMRVTACDRANDWKGAVQIFWSIDKPKAVGADLLFAFTKLGKYMLDDGEGWVYRSDNLLAEPDPAKLRWELLPEGDHGIRAPQFGSVQEEHNLVPLADGRSLYCVYRTTTGHPCHAYSRDGGRTWTTPEHMTCSPGGRKMKTPRACPKLWKTSNGKYLFWFHNHSGKGFEDRNPAWIAGGVEKDGFLHWSQPEILLYDPEPRMRMSYPDLIEQDGRFWVTETQKTLARIHEINPTLLEGLWRQGEAKEVARRGLVLDLGREQLQTGSTALPRPIPAAETGGLSLDLWVALDSLAAGQVLLQGEGLALATAEKGSVRIEMANGKTRFAWDCDPGLLRPGRPHHLVAIVDAGPRIISFVVDGVLCDGGEARQFGWARYPDALAPVCPAALRIGPAIHRLRVYDRFLRTSEAIASFHAGSGGTAR
- a CDS encoding CHAD domain-containing protein, with the translated sequence MSRPLSAPELARFCEAVGAEAARVARVGAAAEALFAQTPHLHGLTKTMRPLLGVAAAVRQAARRGRLRGAMRACLPALTPFERRLALGAAGEPAAAQDGGNGRAAAEREAARRMAALLALAEAATLSGAQDATFAAALDDGRELELLVTGGGAVRESVAAVKAAAPVWNAAMARPLRTAALHAGKTLPSRMAPEATLAALARRTLQTHWEAFAARLYGLGCRDDIEFVHELRVALRRLRAALRVFKAAIDGLARALLGELKRLADALGHVRDADVFLAFLRRRAAEAPEEQRPFLRGLELAERRKRGRFLRTLRDTFESAEFAAFRERFDPVLTGRTAAGGLCALAKGEEPAAAHAPKALAKRLRSAARLGRGLARASAARQHALRIACKKLRYTAEFFAALYPHGLAAVIEPMALMQDALGDVHDADVYRERVIRYHTYRKAEAHEPATARAVDALLEFLEAQRADALGRAVDVWRSFTTGKKARKAIKAIL
- a CDS encoding ROK family protein — protein: MGKQGRDKLYLGVDVGGTKILAALVAPNGQIVARERSETPREEPPRASVRAILAAMDGALDAAGVRASRLAAIGLAIPGVVDPDKGRVVVTPNMNLSGMQIASAVRKVYPVPVAVGNDVNLGTLGEKWLGAARRAKSAVGIFVGTGIGGGVIVDGRLVRGAREAAGEIGHIVMLPGGPRCGCGNHGCLEALASRSAIERELRAGMAAGRRTCLSKLLGGKRGPIKSKVLRRALKARDPLVTEVVRRAAEILGYACLTVRHLVDPDVIVLGGGVIEACGGFVLPIVQKIVQADALPGARKGGDVVPSELGDDAVALGAAALAMEAVGKSPLLSP
- a CDS encoding HD domain-containing protein, whose amino-acid sequence is MTSTPKTECALALALRRCADTAHLRHVARLADLLFDALRPLHRLGEGPRELLACAALLHDIGLDTAITGHHRAALRLILEAHLPALSLEEKRIVANVARYHRKALPSPRHPEFRLLSPPAQGLVCRLAALLRVADGLDRDHTGAVASLSAALTRPGAWTLWIDGPGDLEHAAWGAARKADLFERAYGAKLVVTPRPDRDGTRNATML
- a CDS encoding DUF1080 domain-containing protein, with product MRRWCVWAGLFVVVACGAAGQVLAGEAEGWTELFNGKDLANWDVLGCEAEVQDGALLIKSGNGLVQTKEQFADFVLDVEWKALKADRWDSGIYFRYTEVPKGRPWPPRYQANLAKGIEGNVAELKGASSKGLVKNGEWNRFVLTVQGTKASLEINGKPAWEADGIQVPKGFLSLQAEVPQGGQFLFRNVRIKVLPETK
- a CDS encoding uroporphyrinogen decarboxylase family protein, with the protein product MTPKERVLTTLAHREPDRIPWGEHSIDYNVYEDILGRKTLVQAKFRETLAWWEGRRDEIVECVKRDRLDLIRALEMDIIFISRVPPKGYKPEPLEKLDDDTYRDKAGNLYRISATTHDLMPYKRVAAPAEPPKIADLEATLDRVESEPITLPDESEWEAVRHMVKEAGQTHFILLMWGDISFPSFGHTDEEQLMNLALYPQECALITKIAGKRLVRGLDLLAKVNLGIDGIMPCGDLGSSTGMLASPRWYREHVWPWHKAFCDKAHAMGLKVLKHCCGNTNAVEEDLAAAGYDAHEALQHSGGMDLRDLKRRVGAKMTLWSGIWHEHIILGTPEDIRRDAAYAFEHAAPGGGYIMGSSHSLAVDAKRENILEMKRCRDNWGVYPIDPKRFV